DNA sequence from the Acidobacteriota bacterium genome:
CCGCAGGTGAAGCTGACGCTCACGGACTGCCTCGTCCGTTCGACCCAGAGCGCTGTAGCAGGCCGCCAGCAGCGAGCGCACGATGGGATAGTCGCCTTCCAGGGCGAGTGTGTGACGAGCCTGCTCGACGCCCTCTTCGAAACGGCGCCCGTAGTACAGGATCTGGCACAACCCCTGGGCGAACACGGGTGCCAGGGGATCCAGGTCGACGGCAACTCTGATCTGACGCTCCGCTTCCTCGACACGCCCGACCGGCGCCAGGAAGTGGTTCCCGTACGAGTAGTGGGCCATCGAGTTGCCCGGGTCGAGTTCCAGAGCCCGAAGGAACGCCCGCTGCGATGCCGCCCAGTCCCATCGAAACGCCGCGCTCAAGAGACCCTGGGCCCGATACGCGAGGACGCTCGAGTCGTTGAGTTCCAGCGCCCGGTGGACCGCGGCTTCCGCCTTGGCCACCGTCTCCGAGACCGGCAGGTAGCCGTACACCGCCAGGTTGACGTAGCAAACCGAGAGTTGGGCATGGCCGCGCGCGAACCCCGGCTCCAGCTCGATCGCCCGCTCAAGGAAGCCGATCGCCTGCTGGAGACGGCTGCCGGTCTGCTGATTGGCACAGTAGCGGGCCTCCAGGTAGAGCCGATAGACCTCCTGGTTGTCGGTGTAGCGCGGTACGAAGGGGCCGGGATGCGGATCCAGGAGCTTTGTACGCACCCGCGCGACGATCGCTTCAGCGATGTCCTCCTGGATATCGAAGACATCACCGAGCTCCCGGTCATAGTGCTCGGACCAGAGCTGCGTGCCGTCCGAAGTCCGGATCAGTTGCGCCGAGATGCGGAGGCGTTCACCAGCCTGGCGCACGCTACCTTCGAGAATCGACGAGACGCCCAGGCTCTCGCCGAATCCGGAGGCGCCGAGATCGCGCAGGCGACGGTCGAACGACGACGTCCGGCCGACAACCCGCAGACCCTCGACCGCCGCAAGAGCGTCGATGATCTCTTCCGCGACACCGTCGCAGAAGAAGTCCTGCTCCGGATCGGGAGTCATGTTGGTGAAGGGCCTGACGGCGATGGACCCTTCGAGAGTGGCTTCGACGGGAGCAGTGAACCGGTAGCCGCGGCCGGGAACCGTGACGACGTACTGGGTTTCCTTGTCCTGCCCCAGGACCTTCCGCAGGACCGAGAGATTGTGCATCAGATTGCTCTCGTCGACCGCGGCGTCCGGCCAGACGATGGCCATCAGCTCCTCCTTGTGCAGGAGCCGGTCACTGTTCTCGACGAGTGCCCGCAGCGTGTCGAAGATCTTCGGGCGAATCGCGACCTTCTGCCCGTTTCTGAGCAACTGCCGCTGATCGACATCGAGCAGATAGGGCCCGAAGGTGTACGAGCGGCGGTCAGGCAGGGTGGACATCGGCGATCGGGAAGAACGGCCCGTCGCCGCACCCTATCTCCCGTCGTGCTCACGCCGAATCCGGGGACAGCCCGGACCAGGGGCCGCACCACGGGCACCGGGCGACAGCCGCGACGGAGCCTGTGATCGACCGATCTTAGCGTCTATTTGAAAACCTGTGCGTCAACGCTTCTCGGGAAGCGCGAAAACGTACACGTTGCCGCCGCGGGCGCGGGCAGCACCCTCTGGCGTGTGGCGGAGACTTCCCGGCCCGGTCGAGATGGCCACGTACTGGCGACCGTCGACGGCGTAGGAGATCGGGTAGCCCATGGCGGGAGCGCCCAGGTTGACTTCCCACAGCACTTCGCCGGTCTCGTGGTCGAAGGCGCGGAAGCCCCCGCTCGAATCGCCGCCGAAGATCAGGCCGCCGCCGGTTGCGACGACCGAGTACGTCGCGCCCTCGGTCTCGAACAGCCACTTCGTTTCGCCCGTCACGGCTGAGATCGCGTACACCGTGCCGAGGTACTCCTCGCCGGGCGCCTGGATGTGGTCCGCGGCCAGGTTGTAGATCGCGACCTGCTGTTCGAACGCCTGCGCCCGCGGACTGTTCGTGTCGCCCGTCACCAGCATCCGCGCGCACATGTTGCGCAGCGGGTAGTACATCGTCCGGGTCAGCGGGCTGTAGGAGCCGGCCTCCCAGTCCTTGCCACCGATCCAGGTCGGGCACACGAGCATCTCCTGCTCCAGTTCCGTGAAGATGATCTCGGTGTTCTCGACCGCGCGGCCGGTTTTCTCGTCGATGTCGACGACCACGTTCTGCGGCACGGTCGGCCGCGCCCACAGGAACTCGCCGGTCTCACGGTCCAGCGTGTAGACGAAGCCGGTCTTGCCGGGGATGCCCGTCATCAGCTTGCGGGTCTCGCCCGGTTCAAGGCCCTCCCGGATCCAGCGCACGGCCTCCGGGTCGGGCGAAACCGGGAGGTCGACGAGGATGCGTTCGAACGGATGGTCCAGGTCCCAGTGGTCGTTCAGGTGCTGGAAGTACCAGCGGATCTCGCCGGTGTCCGCCTCGAGCGCCAGGGTCGAGTTGTGGTAGAGGTGGGTCAACTCCGTGCCGCCCAGCATGAACTTCGGCGCCGGCGATGTGACGGCTGTGCCGAAGTAGATGAGTTCGAGTTCCGGGTCGTAGCTGGGCACCATCCAGGTGCCGACGTGGTGCCGCTTCTCGAACGGCACGTCCCCCCAGGTCTCGTCCCCGGGCTCGCCCGGCGCCGGCATCGTCCGCGTCCGCCAGAGTTCCTTTCCCGTCAGCGCGTCGAGCGCGATCATGATGCAGGACTCCGGCCCGCCCCAGGGACGGCAGCTCCTCCCCGAGACGACGCGACCGTCCGCGACGATCGGGCCCGAGCTGTGGGTGGCGGGATTGACCTTCCAGTCCAGGATCTGCGTCTCCCAGACCAGGTCTCCGGTCTCGGCGTCCAGGGCGAAGGCGTGGTTGTCGTCGCTGTTGTTCAGGATCAGCCGGTCGTAGATCGCGATGTTCCGGTTGTTCTTCGCGTTGAAGCCGACCTGCGCGTAGAGGTCCTCGGGCTGCTCCCTCGTGTAGCGCCAGATGAAGTCCCCGGTCGTCGAGTCGACCGCCTCGATCGTGTCTTCGAACGAGGGGATGTAGAGAACGCCGTCGTAGGCCAGGGGCGTGATCTCGGAGGTTCCGACGGCGACCTCCCGTGACCAGATCAAACCGAGCTGTTGGACGTTTCCGCGGTCGACCTGGTCCAGCGGGCTGTAGCCCCAACTATCGTGCGTGCGGCGAAACATCAGCCATTCCGACGCCGGCGGATTCTCGAGCATCTCGTCGGTGACCGGCACGAACGTCGATGCTGCATCCTGAGCTGACGATCCAACGCCGAGCCCGATGCTCAAGGCCAGGGTCAGAACCGCCAGCCCGCGGCTGGGCAGGCGAACACTCTTCACCGCGGCGCCTCCGTTCCTCACTGTCTTCAAGACGAACCGGGGACTGTAGCAGCCGCGACAGGCCGCGATCCGGGTGACATGATCGACCAATCCCATGCGGATCGAAGTGGACGGAGCGACGCTCTACGTCGAGGTCGCCGGCGACCGTGAAGCGTCGGCCGTTCTGTTCTGGAACGGCGGCGGCTGCACTCTCCGCATGTGGGACAGGATCGTCGAGCGGCTGGGCAGCGGCTATCGAACTGTCCGCTTCGACATCCGCGGCACCGGTCAGAGCAGTCCAGCGGCGGACCCCTCCCAGTACACACTGGAACGGTACGCCGCGGACGCAGTCGCGATCCTCGACGCGCTCGAGATCCAACGTTCCCACGTCTGGTCGATGGCCTGGGGGTCGCGCGCGGCTCTCGCCTACGCCGCGCTCCGGCCCGAACGAGTCGACCTGCTTGCGCTCTACGACGCCGCCATCGACCCGCCGGACGTTCCGGCACAGCGGGAAGGCAGCCGCGAGGCCGTCCGCAAGCAGGAGGCGGCGGGCATCAGGCGTTTCGAGCGCCCGGTCGGCTGGAACCAGCACGCCAACCCCGACTCGGTCCGACCTGCGATGCAGGCGATCTTCAGGGGTTTCGACCTGGCAGCAGCGGCGCGGGGCCTGGCGATGAAGACCCTGGTCGCAACCGGGGACCATGACCCGAACCTGCCATCCAGCCGCGATCTGGCCGCCATGGCACCCGACGCGGAACTCGTCGTGATGGAGAACGTCGGCCACGGTTCAGTGCTCCAGCGCCCCGACCTCGCCACCGCGATCTTCACGGACTTCGTCGAAGCGAACACATAAGGAGAACCCGACATGAGGCAGCACGACACCGCTGGAACCGGCGAATCGAGCCGCCGCGACTTCCTGAGCCGGAGCGCCGGCTTCGCGGCGCTGGCAGCCTCGACCGGCTTCGCGGGCGCCGTCTCACCGGCCGCCGCTGCGGGCAGGTCAGCCCAGGAAGAGGCCGGTCCGGATCGAATCACGATTCGGTCGGTCGACGCCTACCCCGTCTACATCAACCAGCGTTCCGAGGGCCTGCTCGATCCCCCGGTCTTCGACGGTGACGACGACCCGCGCCGCTGGCGCTACGGCGGACCCTTCGAGCAGCTTCCCTCAGCGATCATCGCGATCATCAAGACGGACGCCGGGATCACCGGCTTCGGCATGGGCGCCGGCGGCAGCGCCGCGGTCGAGATCATCGACGGCCATCTCAAGCACCTCCTGGTCGGCACGAACCCCCTCGACGTCGACCAGCTCTGGGACCAGATGTACAGCTCGGCGGTGCTCTACGGCCGCCGCGGCATCTTCGCGATGGCGCTCTCCGCCGTCGACACGGCGCTCTGGGACATCAAGGGCAAGCACGCCGGCAGGTCGGTTCACGCGCTGCTTGGCGGAAGTCCGGACGACCGTGTCGCCGTGTACCAGACCGGCGGCGACATCGCCGCCGGCAAGGCCCTGGGGATCAGGCACTTCAAGCGCATCCTGCCAATCGGGCCGCACAGCACGGAGGCCGAAACCGAGCGATACATCGAGGACGTTCTCGCCGCCCGCGAGGCGATGGGGCCCGAGGGCAACCTGATGACGGACTGCGTCTCGCGCAACGGCACCGTCGAGTGGGCGGTCGGCGTCGCCGAACGGCTGCGTCCGGCGAACCTCTACTTCATGGAGGAACTCCTGTCGCCCGACAACGTCTTCGGCTACGCCGAGCTGGTCGAGAAGATCGGCGGCGGAGGACCGGGCTGGACGAAGGTGGCCTGCGGCGAGCACGAGTACACCGAGCACGGCTTCGAAGTCCTGGTACGGCTGGGATCGGCCGAGGTCCTGCAGCCGGACATCACCTGGTGCGGCGGCCTGACGGCGGCGAAGCGCATCGCCGACCTGGTCGAAGCGGCCGGCCTCGAACTCGTGCCACACCGCGGCGGCAGCCTCTGGGGGCTCCCAATCTCGCTGATCGCCCCGAGCTGCACGATGGCGGAGAGCTTCGCCACCGGTTCGCCGATCCTCGACGCCATGCAGGCGCCGTTCGAGAACGGCGACTTCCTGGCGCCCGGTGAGCCGGGCTTCGGCACCGCGCTGACCGAGGAGATGGTCCTCGACCACCGGCTCCAGCGCTGAACCAGCCGTGAAGTAGCATCGCGCCTTCCGCATGAAGTCGTTGACGCGCCTCGCCTGCTCGCTGGCCGCGATATCGCTCCTGAGCGCCGGCCCGGCCGCCCAGGACACAGCCGCTCAGGAGACCGCCTTCGTGCCGGTGACCCAGGAGATGCTGAACGACCCGGAGCCGGGTCAGTGGCTGCATTGGCGCGGCACGCAGAACGCCTGGGGCTACAGCCCGCTCGACCAGATCACGACCGCGAACGTCGGCCAGCTTCAACTGGTCTGGGCGTGGGCGATGGACGACACCGGTCCCCAGGAGGCCGCGCCGCTGATCCACAACGGCGTCATGTACCTGCCGAATCCCGGGGCCGTGGTCCAGGCCCTCGACGCCGCCACAGGGGACCTGCTCTGGGAGTACCGGCCCGAGCCGGTGGGCGACGGCTCGGGCGCCTTCGGCCGCGGCGTGCAGAAGAACATCGCGATCTTCGGCGACCGCATCTTCGGCGCCAGCCCCGCCGCGACGATCTTCGCGCTCGACGCCAGGAGCGGGAAACTGATCTGGGAGACCAGGACCGCCGACACGAGCCTCGGCTACCGCTACACGGCGGGCCCGATCGTCGCCAACGGCAAGCTGGTCACCGGCATCACCGGCTGCGGCCGCTACAAGGACGACGTCTGCTTCATCACCGGCCACGATCCGGACACCGGCGAGGAACTCTGGCGCACGTCGACGATCGCGCGGCCCGGCGAGCCGGGGGGCGACACCTGGGGCGACCTGCCGCTCCGCTTCCGCGCCGGCAGCGACGCCTGGATCGCCGGAAGCTACGACCCGGAACTCAAGATCGTCTACTGGGCCACCTCCCAGGCCAAGCCCTGGGCCCGCGCCGTCCGCGGCACGGACGGCGACGCGCTGTACACGAACTCCAGTCTGGCGCTCGACCCCGACACCGGCGAGCTGCTCTGGTACTACCAGTACCTGCCCGGCGAGACCCACGACATGGACGAGGTGTTCGAGACCCTCCTCATCGACGTCGACGGTCGCAAGAAGCTGTACAAGATGGGCAAGCTCGGCATCCTCTGGCAGCTCGACCGGGAGACCGGCGAGTTCCTGGACGCGATCGACATCGGCTATCAGAACCTCGTCGACGTGGACCGCGAAACGGGCGAGGTGACCTACCGCCCGGAACTCATCCCGGAGATCGGCGTCGAGATCAACATGTGTCCGAGCACGTCCGGCTTCAAGGGCTGGCGCGCCATGTCCTACGACCCGAACACCGGCGCGCTCTACATCCCGGTGACGA
Encoded proteins:
- a CDS encoding winged helix-turn-helix domain-containing protein; the encoded protein is MSTLPDRRSYTFGPYLLDVDQRQLLRNGQKVAIRPKIFDTLRALVENSDRLLHKEELMAIVWPDAAVDESNLMHNLSVLRKVLGQDKETQYVVTVPGRGYRFTAPVEATLEGSIAVRPFTNMTPDPEQDFFCDGVAEEIIDALAAVEGLRVVGRTSSFDRRLRDLGASGFGESLGVSSILEGSVRQAGERLRISAQLIRTSDGTQLWSEHYDRELGDVFDIQEDIAEAIVARVRTKLLDPHPGPFVPRYTDNQEVYRLYLEARYCANQQTGSRLQQAIGFLERAIELEPGFARGHAQLSVCYVNLAVYGYLPVSETVAKAEAAVHRALELNDSSVLAYRAQGLLSAAFRWDWAASQRAFLRALELDPGNSMAHYSYGNHFLAPVGRVEEAERQIRVAVDLDPLAPVFAQGLCQILYYGRRFEEGVEQARHTLALEGDYPIVRSLLAACYSALGRTDEAVRERQLHLRNTGRHEEAEAIGSVYAKDGEPGVLRWMVDWQLKRSSNGEDRSAALAMLYAWLDEKEAALNCLETALGAKFGAVLWTKVHPAFDCLRGEPRFQELVDGMGVNDPRVATPQAVV
- a CDS encoding PQQ-binding-like beta-propeller repeat protein — its product is MKSVRLPSRGLAVLTLALSIGLGVGSSAQDAASTFVPVTDEMLENPPASEWLMFRRTHDSWGYSPLDQVDRGNVQQLGLIWSREVAVGTSEITPLAYDGVLYIPSFEDTIEAVDSTTGDFIWRYTREQPEDLYAQVGFNAKNNRNIAIYDRLILNNSDDNHAFALDAETGDLVWETQILDWKVNPATHSSGPIVADGRVVSGRSCRPWGGPESCIMIALDALTGKELWRTRTMPAPGEPGDETWGDVPFEKRHHVGTWMVPSYDPELELIYFGTAVTSPAPKFMLGGTELTHLYHNSTLALEADTGEIRWYFQHLNDHWDLDHPFERILVDLPVSPDPEAVRWIREGLEPGETRKLMTGIPGKTGFVYTLDRETGEFLWARPTVPQNVVVDIDEKTGRAVENTEIIFTELEQEMLVCPTWIGGKDWEAGSYSPLTRTMYYPLRNMCARMLVTGDTNSPRAQAFEQQVAIYNLAADHIQAPGEEYLGTVYAISAVTGETKWLFETEGATYSVVATGGGLIFGGDSSGGFRAFDHETGEVLWEVNLGAPAMGYPISYAVDGRQYVAISTGPGSLRHTPEGAARARGGNVYVFALPEKR
- a CDS encoding alpha/beta hydrolase, which produces MRIEVDGATLYVEVAGDREASAVLFWNGGGCTLRMWDRIVERLGSGYRTVRFDIRGTGQSSPAADPSQYTLERYAADAVAILDALEIQRSHVWSMAWGSRAALAYAALRPERVDLLALYDAAIDPPDVPAQREGSREAVRKQEAAGIRRFERPVGWNQHANPDSVRPAMQAIFRGFDLAAAARGLAMKTLVATGDHDPNLPSSRDLAAMAPDAELVVMENVGHGSVLQRPDLATAIFTDFVEANT
- a CDS encoding mandelate racemase/muconate lactonizing enzyme family protein, yielding MRQHDTAGTGESSRRDFLSRSAGFAALAASTGFAGAVSPAAAAGRSAQEEAGPDRITIRSVDAYPVYINQRSEGLLDPPVFDGDDDPRRWRYGGPFEQLPSAIIAIIKTDAGITGFGMGAGGSAAVEIIDGHLKHLLVGTNPLDVDQLWDQMYSSAVLYGRRGIFAMALSAVDTALWDIKGKHAGRSVHALLGGSPDDRVAVYQTGGDIAAGKALGIRHFKRILPIGPHSTEAETERYIEDVLAAREAMGPEGNLMTDCVSRNGTVEWAVGVAERLRPANLYFMEELLSPDNVFGYAELVEKIGGGGPGWTKVACGEHEYTEHGFEVLVRLGSAEVLQPDITWCGGLTAAKRIADLVEAAGLELVPHRGGSLWGLPISLIAPSCTMAESFATGSPILDAMQAPFENGDFLAPGEPGFGTALTEEMVLDHRLQR
- a CDS encoding PQQ-binding-like beta-propeller repeat protein; the encoded protein is MKSLTRLACSLAAISLLSAGPAAQDTAAQETAFVPVTQEMLNDPEPGQWLHWRGTQNAWGYSPLDQITTANVGQLQLVWAWAMDDTGPQEAAPLIHNGVMYLPNPGAVVQALDAATGDLLWEYRPEPVGDGSGAFGRGVQKNIAIFGDRIFGASPAATIFALDARSGKLIWETRTADTSLGYRYTAGPIVANGKLVTGITGCGRYKDDVCFITGHDPDTGEELWRTSTIARPGEPGGDTWGDLPLRFRAGSDAWIAGSYDPELKIVYWATSQAKPWARAVRGTDGDALYTNSSLALDPDTGELLWYYQYLPGETHDMDEVFETLLIDVDGRKKLYKMGKLGILWQLDRETGEFLDAIDIGYQNLVDVDRETGEVTYRPELIPEIGVEINMCPSTSGFKGWRAMSYDPNTGALYIPVTMNCELATFGPVERVLGGGGAGPVKRINTLHPYSGGNLGELLVIDVREGDIMWRHRTESPINTAALATGGGVVFAGDYDRYVYAYEARTGEILWQTRLPTSAQGFPVSYLAGGRQYVAIPVGTGGASWATMLPRDLTPHIRRPTNGNSIHVFALPADLPVATARSRTAATDRDGAAVGAGTSLSVWDGVYTAAQAERGAAPYLENCATCHGEDLGGGSNSPGLRGVSFQFLWGGKTLHELFEAIRTTMPTDNPASLPRETYLDILTYMMQVNEFPAGDGELDAEGLGNILITEEPGA